One part of the Patescibacteria group bacterium genome encodes these proteins:
- a CDS encoding type II secretion system protein, translating into MRKVAGFTLIEALVVIAITGIMLGVLLANYRRSNENSLLIREVASVMSHIRLAQETAASSKITEAQNNNDELRFCENDIHRECDADSDCPGSPGVQRCALMPPAGGEVIKFDCGSNEYDWYADTVQCKANCFLGAHVFADAELLLNASDNIIHHGTDPDGAGVPPHLEDYKRERLVWDAKVQVKDIKISNAVAYAQCTGLGGNRTVWNGSSTLAPTSSAVPVDRELSATIQFTSESGDAFSASIGRKVILTDNVAPTSADGAHTPWSKVEILMGLVNRTTDCRLVIMTDKNVLTDTPDADCAI; encoded by the coding sequence ATGCGCAAAGTAGCAGGATTTACCCTTATTGAAGCCCTGGTTGTCATTGCCATCACCGGCATAATGCTAGGTGTGCTTTTGGCTAATTACCGAAGGTCAAACGAGAATAGTTTGCTGATTCGGGAGGTTGCCAGCGTGATGAGCCACATTCGCTTGGCGCAGGAAACCGCGGCGAGTAGTAAAATAACTGAGGCTCAAAATAATAATGATGAACTTCGGTTTTGTGAGAATGATATTCACCGTGAGTGTGATGCAGACAGTGACTGTCCTGGATCACCAGGTGTACAAAGATGTGCATTGATGCCACCTGCTGGAGGTGAGGTCATTAAATTTGATTGTGGATCAAACGAGTATGATTGGTATGCTGACACAGTACAGTGCAAGGCGAATTGCTTTCTTGGAGCGCATGTTTTTGCTGACGCGGAACTACTCTTAAACGCTTCTGATAACATTATTCACCATGGTACCGATCCTGACGGAGCCGGTGTTCCACCGCATCTAGAGGATTATAAGCGAGAACGGCTGGTCTGGGATGCAAAAGTTCAAGTGAAGGATATAAAAATTAGTAATGCGGTTGCGTACGCGCAGTGTACCGGACTTGGAGGGAATCGTACTGTTTGGAATGGGAGTTCTACTTTAGCGCCAACGAGCTCTGCGGTGCCTGTTGATCGAGAATTAAGCGCAACTATCCAATTTACTTCTGAATCAGGCGACGCATTCTCTGCGAGTATTGGCCGGAAAGTGATTCTGACCGATAATGTCGCTCCAACGTCCGCAGATGGTGCACATACGCCATGGTCAAAGGTGGAAATATTGATGGGATTGGTCAATCGGACTACTGATTGCCGACTCGTTATAATGACTGATAAAAATGTGTTAACTGATACACCAGATGCCGATTGCGCGATCTAA
- a CDS encoding prepilin peptidase: MKILILTTLFFLGACIGSFLNVVIYRLPRRKSFLKIKDRSYCPRCRRGLEWYDLIPVVSYLVLRGKCRKCGKKISPQYILVELSMAILVPLLWWMHGTSVYALIGVVGAVGLLIIAWIDGQRKVVPDAVSLPTLGALVILQVVYAFVGTDAPWQHLWHIALASVLGGGWFAAQWFLSKGRWVGSGDIRIGAILGAYLGLSLGGLALFGSYIFGSIWAAVLLSRGKAKFGTQLPFGVFLGLAGILTFLFGHVVVEWYQELIGF, from the coding sequence ATGAAAATACTCATCCTCACCACCCTCTTCTTCCTCGGCGCCTGCATAGGCAGTTTTTTGAATGTTGTCATTTACCGTCTACCACGCCGGAAGAGTTTTTTGAAAATCAAAGACCGGTCGTACTGTCCCCGTTGTCGGAGAGGTTTGGAGTGGTACGATCTCATTCCAGTTGTAAGCTACCTGGTGCTCCGGGGGAAGTGCAGGAAGTGCGGCAAAAAAATTAGTCCCCAGTACATTTTGGTTGAGCTAAGCATGGCTATCCTTGTACCGTTGCTGTGGTGGATGCATGGGACCAGCGTGTACGCACTGATTGGTGTTGTGGGTGCCGTGGGATTACTCATCATTGCCTGGATTGATGGTCAACGGAAGGTAGTGCCAGATGCCGTGAGTTTGCCAACTCTGGGAGCGCTCGTCATCTTGCAGGTGGTGTATGCGTTTGTGGGGACTGATGCGCCCTGGCAGCACTTGTGGCACATTGCTTTAGCTTCCGTCCTTGGTGGGGGTTGGTTTGCCGCCCAATGGTTCCTTTCCAAGGGGCGATGGGTGGGGTCTGGGGATATCCGTATAGGGGCAATTCTTGGTGCGTATCTTGGCTTGTCCCTGGGTGGCTTAGCACTCTTTGGTTCGTACATTTTTGGGAGTATCTGGGCGGCGGTGCTGCTTAGCCGTGGCAAGGCGAAATTTGGCACGCAGTTGCCCTTTGGCGTCTTCCTGGGGCTTGCCGGCATCTTGACGTTCCTCTTTGGGCATGTCGTGGTAGAATGGTACCAGGAGCTCATTGGCTTCTAG
- a CDS encoding endonuclease domain-containing protein has protein sequence MSTKRTSQARALRKNQTETEAILWQHLRAHRFSGVKFRRQYPIGPYIADFCAPSCRLIVEVDGSGHEVPEQRMHDVRRDTWLSEQGWKVLRFWNNEVGSELEAVLEKIFESIPQIQNMDAEGKNP, from the coding sequence ATGTCCACGAAGCGCACATCACAAGCACGAGCTCTGCGGAAGAACCAGACGGAAACTGAGGCCATACTCTGGCAACATCTGCGCGCACATCGCTTCTCGGGTGTGAAGTTTCGCCGGCAGTATCCCATTGGTCCGTACATTGCAGATTTTTGTGCGCCAAGCTGTAGGTTGATTGTTGAGGTGGATGGGAGTGGACATGAGGTGCCGGAGCAGCGCATGCATGATGTTCGGCGAGATACTTGGTTGTCCGAACAAGGGTGGAAAGTATTGCGTTTTTGGAACAATGAAGTTGGAAGTGAACTTGAAGCGGTGTTAGAGAAAATATTTGAAAGTATCCCCCAGATACAGAACATGGATGCAGAAGGTAAAAATCCCTAA
- a CDS encoding type II secretion system protein: MKMIPDRKGFTLVELLVVIAIIGILSAVGLIALNGTREKARDVTRKSDLKQLTTGLALYYDSNNSTYPDSTAAGVATWTGLGGAQLGERADATGCGLGCVVYDALVGSSKHIARLPNAQTVGPTDLSKQFWYMSCVGKGDSSQVSAEAYALVTELERPADPTKSWWIYRSTESAAEESAPTSTPCD; encoded by the coding sequence ATGAAAATGATACCCGACCGTAAAGGCTTCACTTTAGTTGAACTCCTTGTGGTTATTGCCATCATTGGAATCCTTTCAGCGGTCGGACTTATAGCTCTTAACGGAACACGTGAGAAAGCAAGGGATGTTACTCGAAAAAGCGATTTGAAGCAGCTAACAACAGGGTTAGCCTTATACTACGATTCAAATAATAGTACATACCCTGATTCTACTGCTGCGGGTGTTGCTACTTGGACAGGTTTGGGAGGCGCACAGCTTGGTGAGCGAGCAGATGCAACAGGGTGTGGCCTTGGATGTGTGGTTTACGATGCTTTGGTTGGATCAAGCAAACATATTGCGCGTTTACCAAATGCACAGACGGTGGGACCAACAGACCTCTCAAAACAGTTTTGGTACATGTCTTGTGTTGGCAAAGGAGATTCAAGTCAGGTGAGTGCAGAAGCTTATGCGTTAGTAACTGAATTGGAGCGTCCTGCAGATCCTACAAAATCCTGGTGGATATACCGTTCAACTGAGTCAGCAGCGGAAGAAAGTGCACCAACTTCCACGCCTTGCGACTAA
- a CDS encoding metallophosphoesterase, protein MHVVYRRILIVLACASLVALGILAWGARQLTTDNTQQTTIDTQKHDQESIMTFAVIGDNEGDNPAYRSLITQIAKNNQVQFLLHVGDATAHGTAQEHAELKKLHQELGLTIPVYAVPGNHDIIDDPDRKNWNVTYGTPWRSLDIENVHLVLLDNAERKVGFPAEELDWLEQDLAAVQPDKMTILAYHRPFGYPLADILGDDETRTSRKSNERFLEILAKHDVAQIFTGHLHTKIDFPLVVSWDNTNKPTKSIPITVSGGGGQPIQNALGGLLPQKFHALVVSVSKNAVSLTELTP, encoded by the coding sequence ATGCATGTAGTATACCGCAGAATCCTCATTGTGCTTGCCTGCGCCAGCCTGGTTGCTCTGGGCATTTTGGCGTGGGGTGCACGGCAACTGACGACAGACAACACACAACAGACAACGATTGATACGCAAAAGCACGATCAAGAGAGCATCATGACCTTTGCCGTGATTGGCGACAATGAAGGTGATAATCCTGCGTACCGGAGTTTGATTACCCAGATTGCGAAAAACAACCAGGTGCAATTCTTGCTACACGTCGGTGATGCAACGGCACATGGAACTGCCCAGGAACACGCTGAGCTGAAAAAGCTGCACCAGGAGCTAGGTCTGACTATCCCTGTCTACGCTGTACCAGGCAACCACGACATCATTGACGACCCTGACCGAAAAAACTGGAACGTAACCTACGGTACACCGTGGCGATCTTTGGATATTGAAAACGTCCACTTGGTGTTGCTGGACAATGCTGAACGGAAAGTAGGTTTTCCTGCTGAGGAGCTGGACTGGCTGGAGCAAGATCTTGCCGCGGTGCAGCCGGACAAAATGACTATCCTTGCCTACCACCGACCATTTGGCTACCCCTTGGCAGACATCCTGGGTGATGATGAAACACGCACCTCCCGCAAGAGCAACGAACGCTTCTTAGAAATCCTGGCCAAGCACGACGTTGCCCAAATTTTCACCGGCCATTTGCACACCAAGATTGATTTTCCGTTGGTGGTGAGCTGGGACAACACCAACAAACCCACGAAGTCCATTCCGATTACGGTGTCTGGGGGCGGCGGTCAGCCAATCCAAAATGCCCTGGGCGGCTTGCTACCCCAGAAGTTTCACGCGTTGGTTGTGTCGGTCAGTAAAAATGCAGTCTCGCTGACAGAACTCACTCCGTAA
- a CDS encoding pilus assembly PilX N-terminal domain-containing protein produces the protein MRRKQFSPKRKGVTLILALMVMSAVIAIGVTIVAIVVFQTRINATTTQGQQGYYAAESGIEQALSKVSGLRSGTLAAAELALQGSLAPNASPFPFNLDLSTAVTSGTVTQKELKQNQSTFVEIYDVDASITTNLGAPGLCVFAESGDTTSDEVLEISWVAWLQTTGQVSATQRVLASYSEFSTENNCTIGGVTYDGFVVPLTQFYPAFPGTYAGFRIRITALAPEGTNANGDVANLTINSYPQLNSHLRIKSTSRSAFANQQQALLAVVPWSIPLSSLFDFVIFSEKDLTKDKAQSTTDEILRYGPYTAPAPNTPTLVGSAAIQNNADPLVNPFTSCDTAPCKYYVRLLYTTGYSGSVTLPTSGGTTETVNAVGSGSCIITDQFTISTKTPPPSININFGGDTTGVSYELLNHLTYRDPTEGPCP, from the coding sequence ATGCGCCGTAAGCAATTTTCACCAAAGCGAAAGGGTGTCACATTGATTTTAGCACTCATGGTCATGAGTGCCGTCATTGCCATTGGGGTGACGATAGTTGCGATTGTCGTTTTCCAAACCCGCATTAATGCAACAACAACTCAGGGGCAGCAGGGCTACTACGCGGCGGAATCTGGCATTGAGCAGGCACTCAGCAAAGTCTCAGGACTTCGAAGCGGTACCTTAGCTGCAGCAGAATTGGCTTTACAAGGCTCCCTTGCGCCAAATGCATCTCCTTTTCCTTTCAATCTTGACCTGAGTACGGCCGTGACAAGTGGAACTGTAACCCAAAAAGAGTTAAAGCAAAATCAAAGTACGTTTGTGGAAATCTATGATGTTGATGCCTCCATCACCACAAACCTGGGTGCTCCTGGTTTATGTGTTTTTGCTGAAAGTGGCGACACGACCAGTGATGAAGTCCTTGAAATTAGCTGGGTTGCTTGGCTGCAGACAACTGGGCAAGTTTCTGCAACGCAACGCGTCTTAGCTTCGTATTCTGAATTCTCTACTGAAAATAATTGTACGATTGGAGGGGTAACGTACGACGGTTTCGTTGTCCCACTTACCCAATTTTACCCGGCGTTTCCAGGAACGTACGCAGGTTTTCGGATCCGCATTACAGCTTTGGCGCCGGAGGGAACGAATGCAAATGGTGATGTTGCAAATCTCACAATCAACAGTTACCCGCAGCTGAATTCCCACCTCCGCATCAAATCCACTTCACGCAGCGCGTTCGCTAACCAGCAGCAAGCATTGCTGGCCGTCGTACCCTGGTCAATACCCCTTTCCTCCCTCTTTGACTTTGTCATATTCAGTGAAAAAGATTTGACGAAAGACAAAGCGCAATCAACGACGGATGAAATTTTGCGGTATGGACCGTACACTGCCCCAGCACCTAACACCCCTACTTTAGTTGGATCAGCTGCAATTCAAAATAATGCCGATCCATTAGTGAATCCATTCACTTCATGCGATACTGCTCCGTGTAAATACTATGTTCGTCTGTTGTATACCACTGGATATAGCGGGAGCGTTACCTTACCAACATCAGGCGGAACAACGGAAACCGTCAATGCTGTCGGAAGTGGTTCGTGTATTATTACTGATCAATTCACAATTTCTACAAAGACACCGCCCCCAAGTATCAACATAAACTTTGGAGGAGATACGACGGGGGTGAGCTACGAACTTCTGAATCACCTCACGTATCGTGACCCAACCGAAGGACCTTGTCCGTAA
- a CDS encoding prepilin-type N-terminal cleavage/methylation domain-containing protein codes for MTGSSFNFFVFGFRNRQRSGFTLIEVIVTMALFSMTVLMAVTLLVVFIQQQRRAVSQEQLQNDIRAVIEQMSQELRESSIDYAFYQSEFPLPTGRQRLFTSLDGQANNSGDSYLAFVDAFEQRILYRFASNTLQRCVPTITLDCTDAAESWETVTPVSMQITNFTFYVSPSADPFAGTGPINCGTPPGGGVTGVYNESICRWGEHCQTIDGNGLLGDNCAFGKGNPRACYCIPQKFGEVIGLHPRVTFSIAAQRTVGQNTVSDIFQTTVASRVFQNMQQLNQYAP; via the coding sequence ATGACTGGCTCCAGTTTTAATTTTTTTGTCTTTGGCTTTCGGAACCGTCAACGGTCTGGTTTTACGCTTATTGAAGTTATTGTGACTATGGCGCTTTTCTCCATGACGGTGCTCATGGCAGTCACATTGCTCGTAGTATTCATTCAGCAGCAGCGAAGAGCGGTTTCCCAAGAGCAACTGCAAAATGATATTCGGGCAGTTATTGAGCAAATGTCGCAAGAACTTCGTGAAAGCTCTATTGACTATGCATTCTACCAAAGTGAATTCCCATTACCTACTGGCAGACAGCGTCTATTCACTTCACTTGATGGTCAGGCGAATAATTCGGGTGATAGCTACCTCGCTTTTGTTGATGCCTTTGAACAGCGGATTCTCTATCGTTTTGCCTCGAATACCCTCCAACGCTGCGTACCCACCATTACTCTCGACTGTACGGATGCAGCTGAGAGTTGGGAAACCGTCACTCCGGTCTCAATGCAGATTACTAACTTCACTTTTTATGTGTCGCCTTCAGCCGACCCTTTTGCAGGCACTGGTCCGATAAATTGCGGAACACCTCCCGGAGGCGGCGTCACAGGGGTCTACAATGAAAGCATCTGTCGTTGGGGTGAGCACTGCCAAACAATTGATGGGAATGGCTTGCTAGGAGATAATTGCGCTTTTGGAAAAGGAAATCCACGTGCATGCTATTGCATTCCGCAAAAGTTTGGTGAAGTCATTGGTCTCCATCCCCGGGTGACCTTCAGCATTGCTGCGCAACGGACAGTAGGCCAGAATACCGTGAGTGATATTTTTCAAACCACCGTTGCCAGCCGGGTCTTCCAAAACATGCAACAACTGAACCAGTATGCGCCGTAA